The sequence below is a genomic window from Rhinopithecus roxellana isolate Shanxi Qingling chromosome 7, ASM756505v1, whole genome shotgun sequence.
AACTGGCACCCCTCACACGCACACCCCCAACCAGAGTCGGAAGCTCGAACTTGGGGAGCGTTCGCGAGAAGGCCGAGAGAGGAACAGAAAGGCGGTATGGAGGGAGGCGGCTGCGGCCTCAGGGATGAGCCTCTAAGGGGCAGTTAGTCGCTCAGCCCTCTTCTCGAGGACCCTTCCCCGGGCCGAGCTGCTGCCTGGGGGTTTTCTTGGGGCGCCTTGTTGGGAGTCCTCACGGTGGGGAACCCTGGGCTCCCGCCTTCAGGACGCGGGGCTAGCTTCAAGTCTGAGCCCCCTCGGCCCTCCGGGAGCTCACACTGCGCCTTCTCTCTCTCCGCAGCGCCCGTGGCCCGGCGTGTAGGGAGCCGATCGCCCATGGAGGGTCTGGGCCGCTCGTGCCTGTGGCTGCGCCGGGAGCTGTCGCCCCCGCGACCGCGGCTCCTGCTCCTGGACTGCCGCAGCCGCGAGCTGTACGAGTCGGCGCGCATCGGTGGGGCGCTGAGCGTGGCCCTGCCGGCGCTGCTGCTGCGCCGCCTGCGAAGGGGCAGCCTGTCGGTGCGGGCGCTCCTGCCCGGGCCGCCGCTGCAGCCGCCCCCGCCTGCCCCCGTGCTCCTGTACGACCAGGGTGGGGGCCGGCGCCGGCGCGGGGAGGCCGAGGCCGAGGCCGAGGAGTGGGAGGCCGAGTCGGTGCTGGGCACCCTGCTGCAGAAGCTGCGAGAGGAAGGCTACCTGGCCTACTACCTTCAAGGTAGGTGCCGCGGGGCCCTCCTTCCGGGGCGTTCGGGATTCATTTGACCTTAGGCCAGccccacttctttttttccaaagcCAGTTGAGGCCCCCCACCCCTGATGACCTGCCAGGCTGCTTTGAGAGGAGGGAAGCCTGAGTGTGACCGTGGGCAAATTCCTCACCCTCGGCAGCCCAGTCTCTGAGCCTGGAAAATGGGGAGAATTGGCCTGACCTGAGCTAGTTCTCAGGATGCTCAGGAGCAAAGTAGAAAATGTGGGCTCCCCAGGGTCTCGGCAAGGGTatccccacctctcccacctGCTCAGCAAATGAgcaagggaggcagaggtcacacagcattggtgcaatcacggctcactgaagcctcctgggctcaagcgatcctcccaccttagtctcctgaaCAGCATATAAAGTGTCAGGTTTCCAGCCCGGGGAAATAGTATCTGTAAATAGAGATGCTGGCTTCTGGAGACTTTAGAACCATTCTGGTGGAATGTCACATTCTCCCCCAAGTTCCCCACTTCTTGGGGTCCCACTTCATCCCTGAGGGTCAGGATATGCCCAGGCAgacaacttccttttctttaactGATGGCCACAGTCCTCCCTAAGGCTGGCACTATATCTCAGCTCTGTTGAGCCCTCACACCTGCCTCAGCTTGACCCTAGGGGTGCAAGATCCTCTCTGGTGGTTCAGCGTGAGCCCAGCTTCTTGCAGCCCCAGCAGCTGCAGTGGGCACTTGCTGTCCAGAGCAGTGGCTGAGAGTGCTGAGTGAGGGTGGCTAGCGCTCCACATGGCACCAGGACACACCAAGCTGCTGGGTTTTGTGTTCCTTTTAGGAACATCTGCAAACCCTCCAAGTTGTCTAGGGTCAGCTCCCCAGCCCCAGACAGAGGTACTTGGCTGCCCAGGAGGCCAGGTCAGCAGGCCCCATGCTCTCTCCCCCACAGGTGGCTTCAGCAGATTTCAGGCCGAGTGCCCTCACCTGTGTGAGACCAGCCTTAGTGGCCGTGCCGGCTCCAGCATGGCCCCGGTGCCCAGTCCGGTGCCTGTGGTGGGGTTGGGCAGCCTGTGCCTGGGCTCCGACTGCTCTGATGCGGAATCCGAGGCTGACCGCGACTCCATGAGCTGTGGCCTGGATTCGGAGGGTGCCACACCCCCACCAGTGGGGCTGCGGGCATCCTTCCCTGTCCAGATCCTGCCCAACCTCTATCTGGGCAGTGCCCGGGATTCCGCCAACTTGGAGAGCCTGGCCAAACTGGGCATCCGCTACATCCTCAACGTCACCCCCAACCTCCCAAACTTCTTCGAGAAGAATGGCGACTTTCACTACAAGCAGATCCCCATCTCCGACCACTGGAGCCAGAACCTGtcgcagttctttccggaggctaTTGAGTTCATTGGTGAGTCCACCCCACCCGCCCTCCCCTCTCGTCCTCCCCACCCGCCCTCCCCTCCCGTCCTCCCCAAGACCTGCTCTGGCCTCCCCCTTGTGAGCACTCCTCCCAAGCCCAGCTGCCATTCCCAGAGCCAAAAGCCAGGGTGGCACTTCTAGGGGACAGGCAGAGCTAGGGTGGCCCCCAGAGGCCACCAGCGAAAACTCCAGGCCGTGGCCATCTGGCTCGGGGGTAGGGCGGGGTCTTCAAGGGCCCTTCGGAAGGCCTCAGCCTCACACACGCTTGCCCTCGGGGTCTCCCGGGCCCTGTCCTGCCCCATCTAGATGAGGCCTTGTCCCAGAACTGCGGGGTGCTCGTCCACTGCCTGGCGGGGGTCAGCCGTTCTGTCACCGTCACTGTGGCCTACCTCATGCAGAAGCTCCACCTCTCTCTCAACGATGCCTATGACCTGGTCAAGAGGAAGAAGTCTAACATCTCCCCCAACTTCAACTTCATGGGGCAGTTGCTGGACTTCGAGCGCAGCCTGCGGCTGGAGGAGCGCCGCTCCCAGGAGCAGGGCGGTGGGGGGCAGGCATCCATGGCCTCTGACCCGCCCTCCTTCTTCACCACCCCCACCAGTGATGGCGCCTTCGAGCTGGCCCCCACCTAGGGCCCCGTGGCCAGCGGgccagcccctgccccacccccacccacggGTGACCCTGCCCACTCGTGCGGCAAGGGAGGGGAGGGCGGGAGGGCTCGGCCTGAGCAGGGTGCTGGGGGGAGAGCGCAATACCTCACGCGGGCTGGCGTCCTAATCAACGTGCCTACGGCAGGGCTCCTCTGAGCCTGCCTCTTCTGCGACTGTTACTTTTTGCTTTgcgggatgggggtgggggttccCTCTCCAGGTGGTTGTCcaggccccggccccggccctgGGTGCTCGGCCAGCTCGGCTGGGCCCTGCACCTCCCTGCACTTCCCCCTTCAGGAAGGGTGTGTGCCACCTTGTTGCCACAGGGACTGGCTCCCAGTCCCTCCCCTGTCCCCAAATGGTCGCTTGGGGGAGAGGAGTTTGCCATCACTGGTGTTGTCACCTCCCTGTTTCTCCACCAAGGGCTTGGGCCTCTCGGGGTTGGGGCCTCCCAGGGAATGGGGACCCAGAGGTGCAGTGGCCGCCTACATCCATGGCCTAGGAGCGACTGGGCAGGTTCCCGGCCACACATctggtgggcttttttttttccctcttcccccAGATGTCTTGACGGGATCACTGGGGCTCTTTGTGAGTGAGGGTGGTCAAACTGCCGCCGGAGGAGATGGGGTCTCAGAGCGAgagctggggagggggaggggaagaagaaggcCTCACTTTTGCTGCTGCGGGGCCCACACAGCCGCTGCTActtttgggggtggggaaggggccaAGCCGCAGACACACACAGTCATTCATTTCTGTCCACACCCCTGTGGGTGgcgggtgtgcgtgtgtgtgcgcgcgtgtcggcactcacacacacatgctagCCCACTGATTCACCCAGCCCAGGGCTGGCAGTCTTTGCGGCACGGGGCCATCTCACCCTGGAGCCTGGAGAGGAGCtatgcttatttgtttttgtaatccATATCACAGTTGCTTTCTTTAATTATTCCTTCTGAATAAACAGTTTATTTAAGATACTGAGTAGAGAGGCAAGCTACCTCCTGAGCACCTTGGAGGGTTTGAGGGAAGGTGGGGAAGGAGGCCCTCTTGGTCTCTCTGGACTGCCCATGGTGGAAAGGGGGGTGTGTCGGGCTGGCCAGGGACTCAAGCACCACCCCACTCCCCGCCCCATGTTATCATTTCCCATATTGTGCTTACACTGCCCGCTGGCCCAAGCTCTGAGTTGCACATTCATTCACCTCCATTTGAACCCCTAGTCTGTGCCACACGCTGTCGGGGGGACTGGGTTGCAGCAGTGAGCTCTGCCTGCTCAGAGCAGACTTTCCAGTGGgggaagaaatgataaatgcaacAGTCACAGCACTGCAGTTATGCCATAGATGTCCACTGCCATGGACAGAGCAGAAAAGCGAGGACCCAGCACTCACAACTGATCCCTGAGACACCGGCCAAGTCAGCCCGGAGCCCTGCCTGGAGCCTCCTGAGGGCTGCCGCGGCTGGGTGGCATCCTGAGAGTGACAGGGAGGGGTGTGGGCAGACTGGCACATGTGAGTGTTGTGGTTCTCTGGCTGTGGAATTTGGGCTGCAAAGCCCAGGCTGGGGACTAGAAGAACCCCATGGAGAACATGGAGACCAACAGGCCACCTAAAGGGACAGAGGTGAACTGCACCTCTCCTCATCTTGGGACACTGCCAATGCCTTCTCCACATCGTAGCTTTCGGGGTCTATAAAGCTGTGACTCTCCACCATGGAGATGTAGCAGAGGGAAAGGGCAGCTGGAGGGTGGCGGGGAGCAAGCGTAGCCTGAGAAAGCTGCGGAGACTTTGGGAGCAATGTGGCCCGGAACCCACAAGATGTTGGGGGCAATCTAAAGGCATTTGTGTGAATGGCTGAGCTGGTAGGAAAGGAAGAGCAGGGCGATGAGGTGAGAAATGATGCGAATCCTCTGGGCCAGCGGAGTAGGCCACCCTGGGGCTAGCCCAGGAGCCAGGGCGCAACcccaccaacaccttgatttcagtccACTGAAATCTATTTTGGATGGCTGATCTCCTGAAATGGAAGATATGAAATCTGTGTTACTGTAAGCCACCAactctgtggtaatttgttacagcagccacagaaaactacTAGAACAGGTGACCTAGGAAGATACATCCCAAAGAAAGAAGAGGGTGTGTGCTGATCTTGACCTTGGATCTGGGGGGAAgtggaataaaaggaaaatgttccCCCTCCCCTGAGAGCTTATAGCCACAAGCTGAACTGTTCTTTTAGAGTGGTCTCAGCATAGA
It includes:
- the DUSP9 gene encoding dual specificity protein phosphatase 9; the protein is MEGLGRSCLWLRRELSPPRPRLLLLDCRSRELYESARIGGALSVALPALLLRRLRRGSLSVRALLPGPPLQPPPPAPVLLYDQGGGRRRRGEAEAEAEEWEAESVLGTLLQKLREEGYLAYYLQGGFSRFQAECPHLCETSLSGRAGSSMAPVPSPVPVVGLGSLCLGSDCSDAESEADRDSMSCGLDSEGATPPPVGLRASFPVQILPNLYLGSARDSANLESLAKLGIRYILNVTPNLPNFFEKNGDFHYKQIPISDHWSQNLSQFFPEAIEFIDEALSQNCGVLVHCLAGVSRSVTVTVAYLMQKLHLSLNDAYDLVKRKKSNISPNFNFMGQLLDFERSLRLEERRSQEQGGGGQASMASDPPSFFTTPTSDGAFELAPT